The following proteins are co-located in the Streptomyces sp. NBC_01198 genome:
- a CDS encoding alpha/beta fold hydrolase, which yields MTNSDRPMPPLEGVEHRWVTVRGARLHFAEAGSGSPVVLLHGFPQHWYAWRALVPLLADDYRLICVDLRGFGWSEQTERGYDTDGLADDVLALLDALGLDRVTLVGHNWGAGVGFRLCRRAPDRFRAFLALNMTHPWTRHRDMLPNLWRMWFTAFIEYPVLGRLVLRHWPAFTRYLLRRAVADPAVWRDADLTEFTEAAQASAHAGQAMFWQYVVRDIPAGFRGADRRRRPAVPTLVLGGEHDPVIPPALLRGGDPHAECLTVRVVPGAGHHLHEERPELVAEALRELIAGAG from the coding sequence ATGACCAACAGCGATCGCCCCATGCCCCCGTTGGAGGGGGTCGAGCACCGGTGGGTGACGGTGCGCGGGGCCCGGTTGCACTTCGCCGAGGCCGGCAGCGGCTCGCCCGTCGTGCTCCTGCACGGTTTCCCGCAGCACTGGTACGCCTGGCGCGCGCTCGTCCCGCTGCTCGCCGACGACTACCGGCTGATCTGCGTCGATCTGCGCGGCTTCGGCTGGTCGGAGCAGACCGAGCGCGGCTACGACACGGACGGCCTCGCTGACGACGTCCTCGCGCTGCTGGACGCACTCGGTCTCGACCGGGTGACCCTGGTCGGCCACAACTGGGGAGCCGGGGTGGGCTTCCGGCTCTGCCGGCGGGCCCCGGATCGGTTCCGTGCCTTCCTCGCGCTGAACATGACGCACCCGTGGACGCGCCACCGCGACATGCTGCCGAATCTGTGGCGGATGTGGTTCACCGCCTTCATCGAGTACCCGGTGCTCGGACGGCTGGTCCTGCGGCACTGGCCGGCCTTCACCCGCTATCTGCTCCGACGCGCGGTCGCCGACCCGGCCGTGTGGCGGGACGCGGATCTCACGGAGTTCACCGAGGCGGCGCAGGCCTCCGCCCATGCCGGGCAGGCGATGTTCTGGCAGTACGTCGTGCGGGACATCCCGGCGGGCTTCCGGGGCGCCGACCGCCGACGGCGGCCGGCCGTCCCGACACTGGTACTCGGCGGCGAGCACGACCCGGTGATCCCGCCTGCCCTGCTGAGGGGCGGCGACCCGCACGCGGAGTGTCTGACCGTACGGGTGGTGCCGGGTGCCGGGCACCATCTGCACGAGGAGCGGCCGGAGTTGGTAGCCGAGGCCCTGCGGGAACTCATCGCCGGAGCCGGCTGA
- a CDS encoding NAD-dependent epimerase/dehydratase family protein → MGTKPEAVAITGAAGRIGSVVRVGLRDEVARLVLIDRAGLTAQTPAEEVHQLDLRDAEAVTAVLKDLDAVVHLGGLPDVAPLPDLLDGNVRGTHNVLEGARRQGVRRVVLASSNRVSGFYRVAETVTLQWPDAACRHHLSPQRRGFQAPRTGFRAAAPGLQSCRVSRGTV, encoded by the coding sequence ATGGGAACGAAACCTGAGGCTGTGGCGATCACCGGTGCCGCCGGGCGGATCGGATCGGTGGTCCGGGTCGGCTTGCGTGATGAGGTAGCGCGGTTGGTGCTCATCGATCGTGCAGGGCTCACAGCACAGACGCCGGCAGAGGAGGTCCACCAGCTGGATCTGCGTGACGCGGAAGCGGTGACAGCAGTCCTGAAGGACCTGGATGCGGTGGTGCACCTGGGTGGGCTCCCTGATGTGGCGCCATTGCCGGATCTGCTGGACGGAAATGTCCGAGGGACGCACAACGTGCTGGAGGGCGCGCGCCGGCAGGGGGTGCGACGGGTCGTGCTGGCCAGCAGCAACCGTGTGAGCGGCTTCTATCGGGTCGCGGAGACCGTGACACTACAGTGGCCAGATGCCGCTTGTAGACATCACCTATCCCCACAGCGTCGCGGGTTCCAAGCTCCGCGAACTGGGTTCCGTGCTGCCGCACCTGGTCTCCAGAGCTGTCGAGTGTCCCGAGGAACCGTATGA
- a CDS encoding RICIN domain-containing protein codes for MGTQPATATAPRATPAVASPASGTDGVTAGNAAIASVDLAGTWGFTPLGRSATSITVPGGGWYKQGFTDVNEAVYSRTITVPDSGQPQSTWIEFGAVNHQATLSVDGRTVATRTTAFTPSNFDISAYAAPGTTHTVTVDVKGRGALKNPANGRYLVPDAADWAEAVPQGIFRSAFLRVYPAVYVSDTFIRTSVANQTLTYDASVTNTSGAARTVTLTGSLASDNGTSFTYPSLPSKTVAVAAHSTVKVTVGPVAWNLGSSSYWWPNVPYRQGYRAQLHRLTVHAATDDGRTSDAAYRFGFRESSQNGEYYYLNGVRVNFRGDNLQGADFDRVNNGGKGDAYDTLPGFLAPSSGNGGWPQAVDNYQRLNYNVVRIHQEPASPYMLDVADEMGLMIIDETGIRGSNSLQDFVAGHDNMVDHARALTLRDRNHPAIIRWSQSNEPGSSGMDSEQFEKDLYAAMNGNDGTRPVSVDAWVGAPANPYPTMTYANFDVFGHYLDGFGTYGEKVVSVAGRPDGEGEYIWPKCNTKQGFEWFATTMVAKRGKDASDLRPYTLLSGWAGVIPGVRTTDFTPEEGGHPVYGADNLSDPWSNPQIQRIQAAFNPVAAIDLPYWSASGVSDSNGTFPLPQAVPGYAANSTVNRTISVFNDDFTGTAVGFAWSAHLDSATGPVIASGNTTLAVPLGSKATQTVSFTAPSSGSRVYLVLSTSKAGTTVFSDAVEYFTLGSSTSPAPGTYRIVNRNSGKPLAIAGNSTADGAKAVQQTGGGTWTLSASGSAFTLRYNPTGKVLDVNGGSATPGLQLQQWSANGGTNQQWYLRPTGDGYYTIVSHDSGLAADVSGQATNDGAAVVQWTANNGANQQWQLTPA; via the coding sequence GTGGGAACACAGCCGGCCACAGCGACCGCCCCTCGAGCCACGCCGGCCGTTGCCTCGCCGGCCTCCGGCACCGACGGCGTCACCGCCGGCAACGCCGCGATCGCCTCGGTCGACCTGGCCGGCACCTGGGGGTTCACCCCGCTGGGCCGGTCGGCGACGTCGATCACGGTGCCGGGCGGCGGTTGGTACAAGCAGGGCTTCACCGATGTGAACGAGGCGGTGTACTCCCGCACGATCACCGTGCCGGACTCCGGGCAGCCGCAGTCCACGTGGATCGAGTTCGGCGCGGTGAACCACCAGGCGACCCTGTCGGTCGACGGGCGGACGGTGGCGACCAGGACCACCGCCTTCACGCCGTCGAACTTCGACATCAGCGCGTACGCGGCACCGGGTACCACGCACACCGTAACGGTCGATGTGAAGGGCAGGGGCGCCCTGAAGAACCCCGCGAACGGCAGGTATCTGGTGCCCGACGCGGCCGACTGGGCCGAGGCCGTACCGCAGGGGATCTTCCGTTCGGCGTTCTTGCGCGTGTATCCGGCGGTGTACGTCAGCGACACGTTCATCCGCACGTCCGTGGCCAATCAGACCCTCACCTACGACGCGTCGGTGACCAACACCTCGGGCGCCGCGCGGACGGTGACGCTGACCGGTTCGCTCGCCTCGGACAACGGCACGTCGTTCACCTACCCGTCCCTGCCCAGCAAGACGGTCGCGGTGGCCGCCCACTCGACCGTCAAGGTGACGGTCGGGCCGGTGGCGTGGAACCTGGGTTCCTCCTCGTACTGGTGGCCCAACGTCCCCTACCGGCAGGGGTATCGGGCCCAACTGCACCGCCTGACGGTCCACGCGGCGACCGACGACGGCCGCACCAGCGACGCGGCCTACCGCTTCGGATTCCGGGAGAGCAGCCAGAACGGCGAGTACTACTACCTCAACGGCGTGCGGGTAAACTTCCGCGGCGACAACCTCCAGGGCGCGGACTTCGACCGCGTCAACAACGGCGGCAAGGGCGACGCCTACGACACACTGCCCGGCTTCCTCGCGCCCTCCTCGGGCAACGGCGGCTGGCCGCAGGCGGTCGACAACTACCAGCGGCTGAACTACAACGTGGTCCGCATTCACCAGGAGCCGGCCAGCCCCTACATGCTCGACGTGGCCGACGAGATGGGCCTGATGATCATCGACGAGACCGGCATCCGCGGCTCCAACAGCCTTCAGGACTTCGTCGCCGGGCACGACAACATGGTCGACCACGCCCGCGCGCTGACCCTGCGCGACCGCAACCACCCGGCGATCATCCGCTGGAGCCAGAGCAACGAGCCCGGCAGCAGCGGTATGGACTCGGAGCAGTTCGAGAAGGACCTGTACGCGGCGATGAACGGCAACGACGGCACCCGGCCGGTCAGCGTCGACGCGTGGGTCGGCGCTCCGGCCAACCCCTACCCCACCATGACGTACGCGAACTTCGATGTGTTCGGGCACTACTTGGACGGTTTCGGCACCTACGGCGAGAAGGTCGTGTCGGTGGCCGGCCGGCCCGACGGCGAGGGCGAGTACATCTGGCCGAAGTGCAACACCAAGCAGGGCTTCGAGTGGTTCGCCACCACGATGGTGGCCAAGCGCGGCAAGGACGCCAGCGACCTGCGCCCCTACACCCTGCTGTCCGGCTGGGCGGGCGTCATACCCGGCGTCCGCACCACCGACTTCACCCCCGAAGAGGGCGGCCATCCCGTCTACGGCGCCGACAACCTCTCCGACCCGTGGAGCAATCCGCAGATCCAGCGCATCCAGGCCGCGTTCAACCCGGTCGCCGCGATCGACCTGCCCTACTGGTCGGCCTCCGGTGTGTCGGACTCCAACGGCACCTTCCCGCTCCCGCAAGCGGTCCCCGGATACGCCGCCAACAGCACCGTGAACCGTACGATCTCGGTGTTCAACGACGACTTCACCGGCACCGCCGTGGGCTTCGCCTGGAGCGCCCACCTCGACAGCGCCACCGGCCCGGTGATCGCCTCCGGGAACACCACCCTCGCCGTCCCGCTCGGCTCGAAGGCGACGCAGACCGTGTCGTTCACCGCGCCGTCCAGCGGCTCCCGGGTCTACCTCGTGCTGTCCACCAGCAAGGCCGGGACGACCGTGTTCAGCGACGCGGTCGAGTACTTCACCCTGGGCAGCTCCACGAGCCCCGCGCCGGGCACCTACCGGATCGTCAACCGCAACAGCGGCAAGCCGCTGGCCATCGCCGGCAACTCCACCGCCGACGGCGCCAAGGCCGTCCAGCAGACCGGCGGCGGGACCTGGACCCTCAGCGCCTCGGGCAGCGCCTTCACCCTGCGCTACAACCCCACCGGCAAGGTGCTCGACGTCAACGGCGGTTCCGCCACCCCCGGCCTGCAACTGCAGCAGTGGTCGGCGAACGGCGGCACCAACCAGCAGTGGTACCTGCGGCCCACCGGCGACGGGTATTACACCATCGTCAGCCATGACAGCGGCCTGGCGGCCGATGTGAGCGGCCAGGCAACCAACGACGGAGCCGCCGTCGTGCAGTGGACCGCCAACAACGGCGCCAACCAGCAATGGCAGCTGACACCGGCCTGA
- a CDS encoding RNA polymerase sigma factor has translation MQIPTHEPGRSPTSFGDVYETHFDAVLGFVTRRTVDRDLAADLTADVFVARGPS, from the coding sequence GTGCAGATACCCACCCACGAGCCCGGACGGAGTCCCACCTCGTTCGGCGACGTGTACGAGACGCACTTCGACGCCGTCCTCGGCTTCGTCACCCGCAGAACCGTCGACCGGGACCTGGCCGCCGACCTGACCGCCGACGTCTTCGTCGCGCGGGGGCCATCTTGA
- a CDS encoding IS110 family transposase, with product MTSMTHDGPQITGGVDTHGLTHHAAVIDTIGRHLADQEFPATIRGYRDLLAWMRSLGELAAVGVEGTGAYGAELARVLTAAGVTVIDVDRPDRKTRRMKGKSDPIDAYAAATAVLSGRATGTPKSRDGVVEAVRVLRTARRSAVKARTQAMNQIRGLLVSAPAMLREQVAGVDRATLIRTLARLRPGDDLSRPLTATRAALRRLARRHQAMDAEIAELDAELGPLTRQAAPALLELFGVGPETAGQLLVSAGDNPERMRSEAAFAHLAGVAPIPASSGRTHRHRLNRGGDRAANNALHTIVLVRMRYDERTRTYVERRTKEGLSKKDIMRCLKRFVAREVYRALTSTPTEQATQTDLAPAA from the coding sequence ATGACCAGCATGACGCACGACGGCCCGCAGATCACCGGCGGAGTCGACACCCACGGCCTGACCCACCACGCGGCGGTGATCGACACCATCGGCCGGCACCTGGCTGACCAGGAGTTCCCGGCCACGATCCGCGGCTACCGGGATCTGCTGGCCTGGATGCGTTCACTCGGCGAGCTGGCCGCGGTGGGTGTGGAGGGCACCGGCGCCTACGGGGCCGAACTCGCCCGGGTGCTCACCGCCGCAGGAGTCACAGTCATCGATGTCGACCGTCCGGACCGCAAAACCCGGCGGATGAAGGGCAAGTCCGACCCGATCGACGCCTACGCCGCCGCGACAGCCGTACTGTCCGGGCGGGCCACCGGCACCCCCAAGAGCCGGGACGGCGTGGTCGAGGCCGTGCGCGTGCTGCGGACCGCTCGCCGCAGCGCGGTCAAGGCCCGCACCCAGGCGATGAACCAGATCCGGGGCCTGCTGGTCTCGGCGCCTGCGATGCTGCGCGAGCAGGTCGCGGGAGTGGACCGGGCCACGCTGATACGCACGCTCGCCCGGCTGCGGCCCGGCGACGACCTGTCCCGCCCGCTGACCGCCACCCGGGCAGCCCTGCGCCGCCTGGCCCGCCGCCACCAGGCGATGGACGCCGAGATCGCCGAGCTGGACGCGGAACTCGGTCCGCTGACCCGGCAGGCCGCTCCCGCACTGCTGGAACTGTTCGGCGTCGGCCCCGAAACCGCCGGCCAACTGCTGGTCTCGGCCGGGGACAACCCCGAACGTATGCGTTCGGAGGCCGCCTTCGCGCACCTGGCCGGGGTCGCACCGATCCCGGCATCCTCCGGCCGCACCCACCGCCACCGCCTCAACCGAGGCGGCGACCGGGCCGCGAACAACGCCCTGCACACCATCGTGCTCGTCCGCATGCGCTACGACGAGCGCACCCGCACCTACGTCGAACGCCGCACCAAGGAAGGCCTGTCCAAAAAGGACATCATGCGCTGCCTCAAACGATTCGTCGCCCGCGAGGTCTACCGCGCCCTGACCAGCACACCGACCGAACAAGCCACACAAACCGACCTTGCTCCTGCCGCTTGA
- a CDS encoding MFS transporter, with product MKPKDTRPSFLATGRGKLTLTLLCAIAFLDFIDGSIVNVALPAIRSDLDFSVQDLQWVPSGYLLTYGGFMLLGGRLADLLGRRRVVVAGTALFSVSSVVGGFATTSGMLVGARLAQGAGAALMLPGALSILTTMFKEGGDRTKALSVWGGVAGGASAVGVLLGGLLTDGPGWRWVMWVNVPVCVLVIAGLYLLIEADRRTVRSANFDILGTVLVTGAVLLLVYTLVKAPDVGWAEDRTIGGLAGAAVILVAFLINEQRNKNPLLPLSIFRIKGLGAADVTQLVAVAGFLSMFFFLSLYMENVLGYSPMRTGSAYLPLCVGVGVAAGMASQLIPRIGTRPLLIVGLLLAGGGIHWLSRIPVDGHYLSDLLPGLLVTSIGLGFAFVSITTAANANVEPERAGLAAALLNASQQIGGALGLAIFSAVATSRTGHLVAHRTPMPEALTSGFSRALLVSSFFLFAAAVVALRAANSRGEAAEEPTAQTAPEPVPTN from the coding sequence ATGAAACCCAAGGACACCCGACCGTCCTTCCTTGCAACGGGCCGCGGCAAGCTCACGCTGACCTTGCTGTGCGCCATCGCGTTCCTCGACTTCATCGACGGCTCGATCGTCAACGTCGCCCTGCCCGCCATCCGCAGCGACCTGGACTTCTCCGTCCAGGACCTGCAGTGGGTGCCGAGCGGCTACCTGCTCACCTACGGCGGCTTCATGCTGCTCGGCGGACGGCTCGCCGACCTGCTCGGACGGCGCCGCGTCGTGGTGGCGGGGACCGCGCTGTTCTCGGTCTCCTCGGTCGTCGGCGGGTTCGCCACCACCTCGGGCATGCTGGTCGGCGCGCGGCTCGCACAGGGGGCGGGGGCCGCGCTGATGCTCCCCGGGGCGCTGTCCATCCTCACGACGATGTTCAAGGAGGGCGGCGACCGGACCAAGGCGCTCAGCGTCTGGGGCGGTGTCGCCGGCGGCGCGTCGGCGGTCGGCGTGCTCCTCGGCGGCCTGCTGACCGACGGCCCCGGCTGGCGCTGGGTGATGTGGGTCAACGTCCCGGTCTGCGTTCTGGTGATCGCCGGGCTGTACCTGCTGATCGAGGCCGACCGGCGCACCGTCCGCTCGGCGAACTTCGACATCCTCGGGACGGTGCTGGTCACCGGAGCGGTGCTGCTGCTCGTCTACACCCTGGTGAAGGCGCCGGACGTGGGCTGGGCCGAGGACCGGACGATCGGCGGCCTGGCGGGCGCCGCGGTGATCCTGGTCGCGTTCCTGATCAACGAGCAGCGCAACAAGAACCCGCTGCTGCCGCTGTCGATCTTCCGGATCAAGGGGCTCGGCGCCGCCGACGTCACCCAGTTGGTCGCGGTGGCCGGCTTCCTGTCGATGTTCTTCTTCCTCAGCCTGTACATGGAGAACGTCCTGGGCTACTCGCCGATGAGGACCGGCTCCGCCTACCTGCCGCTGTGCGTGGGCGTCGGCGTGGCCGCGGGCATGGCGTCCCAGCTGATCCCGCGGATCGGGACGCGGCCGCTGCTGATCGTCGGGCTGCTGCTCGCCGGCGGCGGAATCCACTGGCTGTCGCGCATCCCGGTGGACGGCCACTACCTGAGCGACCTGCTGCCCGGGCTGCTGGTCACCTCGATCGGGCTCGGCTTCGCCTTCGTGTCGATCACCACCGCGGCCAACGCCAACGTGGAGCCGGAGCGCGCCGGGCTCGCCGCGGCGCTGCTCAACGCTTCGCAGCAGATCGGCGGGGCGCTCGGGCTTGCGATCTTCTCCGCGGTCGCGACATCGCGCACCGGGCACCTCGTCGCGCACCGGACGCCCATGCCCGAGGCGCTCACCTCGGGGTTCTCCCGGGCGCTGCTGGTCAGCAGCTTCTTCCTGTTCGCGGCGGCGGTGGTGGCGCTGCGGGCCGCAAACAGCCGCGGCGAGGCGGCGGAGGAGCCCACCGCACAGACGGCCCCGGAACCTGTCCCCACCAACTGA
- a CDS encoding LLM class F420-dependent oxidoreductase — protein sequence MAQQNPLGRIGVWSSAWTTAQSGDGPAYSGAHDDAAAELDALGYGTIWLGGGPDVAYAAPLLAAAPRIVVATGILSIWEHGAEEVATGRAALERAHPGRFLLGLGVSHGALAKDYAKPYSAMREYLTALDSAPEPVPAAGRVLAALGPKMLELARDRAAGAHPYLVTAEHTARARDILGQDALLAPEFKVVLDPDLERARATARAYLAMYLTLPNYTANLRRLGFTEDDLRDGGSDRLLDAVFALGDAETIAARAQEFLAAGADHLALQVVTADTRTDLPLDAWRRLAAVLLS from the coding sequence ATGGCACAGCAGAACCCTCTGGGCAGGATCGGCGTGTGGAGCAGCGCCTGGACCACCGCGCAGAGCGGCGACGGCCCCGCGTATTCAGGTGCGCACGACGACGCCGCGGCGGAACTCGACGCCCTGGGTTACGGCACGATCTGGCTCGGCGGCGGCCCGGACGTCGCGTACGCGGCACCGCTGCTCGCCGCCGCGCCCCGGATCGTGGTGGCCACCGGCATCCTCAGCATCTGGGAGCACGGCGCCGAGGAGGTCGCCACCGGGCGGGCGGCGCTCGAACGCGCCCATCCCGGACGGTTCCTGCTCGGGCTCGGGGTGAGCCACGGAGCTCTCGCCAAGGACTACGCGAAGCCGTACTCTGCGATGCGCGAGTATCTGACGGCGCTGGACTCCGCACCGGAGCCGGTGCCGGCAGCCGGACGGGTGCTCGCCGCGCTCGGCCCCAAGATGCTGGAGCTGGCCAGGGACCGGGCGGCGGGAGCGCACCCGTACCTGGTCACCGCGGAGCACACCGCCCGGGCCCGTGACATCCTCGGTCAGGACGCGCTGCTCGCCCCTGAGTTCAAGGTGGTCCTGGACCCGGACCTGGAGCGCGCCCGCGCGACGGCCCGCGCGTATCTGGCCATGTACCTCACGCTGCCCAACTACACCGCGAACTTGCGGCGGCTCGGCTTCACCGAGGACGACCTGCGCGACGGCGGCAGCGACCGGCTGCTGGACGCGGTGTTCGCGCTCGGCGACGCCGAGACGATCGCGGCGCGCGCCCAGGAGTTCCTGGCCGCGGGGGCCGACCACCTGGCGCTCCAGGTCGTCACCGCCGACACACGGACGGACCTC